ATGGCTGACATGGCACTGCAGCATGGTGATGTGGAGGTAGTGGTGGGAATCACTGTGAGTGGGATCCCCTTCGCTACCATGATGGCCGAGTTTTTGGATGCCGACATGGCAGTGTTCCACCCTATTAAACACCGCAAAGAAGAAGATGCCCGGGGAGCAGTTAGCAGTAACTTCGCATCGGTAGAGGGAAAAAGAGTGGTAATAGTGGATGATGTCATCACCAGTGGTGGAACCATTGGAGAAGCCATAAAAGTCTTCCGCAGCCTGGGAGCAGAACCATTGGCAGCAGTGGTACTCATAGACAAGAAAGGACTCACAGAAGTGGAAAAAGTCCCTGTAGAATCACTGATACGTGTCAGCAGACTGGGATAATTCTTAGATAATTTAAATTATTATTTTCTTTTTTTTCCTTTTATTTAG
This DNA window, taken from Methanobacterium subterraneum, encodes the following:
- a CDS encoding orotate phosphoribosyltransferase-like protein, with the protein product MNQKLIEKAHELRSRGFTTGEIADELNVSKDTARWLILQGTDKTKEKSEEKAPVDFAINWKSLGGSSTRMSYVSAAMADMALQHGDVEVVVGITVSGIPFATMMAEFLDADMAVFHPIKHRKEEDARGAVSSNFASVEGKRVVIVDDVITSGGTIGEAIKVFRSLGAEPLAAVVLIDKKGLTEVEKVPVESLIRVSRLG